In Oryzias melastigma strain HK-1 linkage group LG10, ASM292280v2, whole genome shotgun sequence, a single window of DNA contains:
- the sytl4 gene encoding synaptotagmin-like protein 4 isoform X2: protein MTLEMINLSFLSELEQQMILEVLKRDEELRLIEDKRVRKLKTELLDVKRKGAKRSSGNYSERSCGRCQEPLSRLAVFPSQCKMCKHNVCRNCQAVLPDGSRLCSVCVKESDVKKRTGDWFYDQRVNRFSMTPAHDLVRASLRKRHQIKKRVTTGELLLESTEKNLDPPKPVPVPRQKKMNKSSSSETLESIASRESSESKSSVSSKTSFSSKPTRSDTESAENHSETSTRTNTEPSCVTPEETGELQRSNSSSPTPSSAPSLSVPVKADVVSTDGGNSNSLAAVKGKAVSQSPELDVEKLFKKSIRRPEKPAEFGSTVDLWDGCQTSEPSMGSRSRSVPGLDLQIEEEEEDIDTLVNIHKSQMTKSHSDLYNSKSTLGSMMSIYSDAGDYGTVEVSGQVVFSLRYDEHTQSLQVFIKECQDLAYGDASRKLSNPYVKCYLLHDKTRQSKKKTSIKKNTIHPIFSETLKYSISRSELLNQSVSISVWHHGRLSRNVFLGEVMVPLDSRNLDSPLEECWHLTGKTSSDVPATAFEQYSGELVISLKYVTPNKSTTEKVKGKKAAKVQGGELHVLIKEAKNLKSGKSGSTTDSFVKGHLFPSKAKTTKMKTPVVKKNLNPHYDTIFVYNELTLEQLKEVCLELTVWDKEAVLNNELLGGVRLSSGNGAIKVGKTEVELDSVGEEVSLWQKMMQYPDSWAEGTLPLRSTMAKMAKIKGK, encoded by the exons ATGACTCTGGAAATGATCAACCTGAGCTTCTTGTCCGAGTTGGAGCAACAGATGATCCTGGAAGTGCTGAAACGGGACGAGGAGCTGAGGTTAATTGAGGATAAGCGTGTACG GAAGCTGAAGACGGAGCTGCTGGACGTGAAAAGGAAAGGGGCCAAACGGAGCAGTGGAAATTACAGCGAGCGCAGCTGCGGCAGATGCCAGGAGCCTCTAAGTCGGCTGGCAGTTTTTCCCAGCCAGTGCAAGATGTGTAAACACAACGTGTGCCGCAACTGCCAAGCGGTCCTGCCCGATGGATCGCGGCTCTGCAGCGTGTGTGTCAAAGAATC GGATGTGAAGAAACGGACAGGCGACTGGTTTTATGATCAAAGGGTAAACCGCTTTTCCATGACGCCTGCACATGACCTTGTGAGAGCTTCCCTGAGAAAGAGGCACCAAA ttAAAAAGCGTGTTACGACCGGGGAATTGCTTCTAGAAAGTACTGAGAAAAATTTGGACCCACCCAAACCTGTTCCCGTGCCCAGACAGAAGAAGATGAATAAAAG cagttcaAGTGAGACGCTTGAATCCATCGCGTCTCGGGAGTCGAGTGAATCCAAGTCCAGCGTTTCGTCAAAGACGAGCTTTTCTTCGAAGCCAACTCGCAGTGACACAGAGTCTGCAGAAAACCACAGTGAAACCAGCACCAGGACTAATACAGAACCTAGCTGTGTGACCCCTGAGGAGACGGG AGAACTACAGCGTTCCAACTCCTCCAGCCCAACACCATCCAGTGCTCCCAGTTTGTCTGTCCCAGTTAAAGCAGATGTCGTCAGCACTGATGGCGGCAACTCCAATTCTCTAGCT GCGGTTAAAGGAAAAGCTGTCAGTCAGAGCCCTGAGCTGGATGTTGAAAAGCTCTTCAAGAAGAGCATCAGACGACCGGAAAAACCTGCAG agtttGGGTCAACAGTGGACCTTTGGGATGGATGTCAGACATCAGAGCCTTCGATGGGAAGCAGGAGCCGCTCTGTTCCAGGCTTAGATTTACAG attgaagaggaagaagaagatatTGACACCTTGGTCAACATTCACAAAAGCCAAATGACTAAAAGTCACTCAGACCTCTATAACTCAAAG AGCACACTGGGCAGCATGATGAGTATTTACAGTGATGCAGGAGACTACGGCACCGTGGAGGTGAGCGGGCAGGTTGTCTTCTCTCTGCGATACGACGAGCACACCCAGAGCTTGCAAGTTTTCATCAAGGAGTGCCAGGATCTGGCTTACGGCGACGCCTCCCGGAAGCTCTCCAACCC ttaTGTAAAATGTTATCTGCTCCACGACAAAACTCGCCAAAGCAAGAAGAAAACCAGCATCAAGAAAAACACCATCCATCCCATTTTCAGTGAAACCTTAAAG tacTCCATCAGCCGCTCTGAACTGCTCAACCAATCTGTGTCGATATCTGTCTGGCATCATGGCCGCCTCAGTCGTAACGTCTTCCTGGGGGAGGTGATGGTCCCCTTGGACAGCAGGAACCTGGACAGTCCTCTTGAAGAATGTTGGCACCTCACAGGGAAG ACGAGTTCTGATGTGCCAGCTACAGCCTTCGAACAGTACAGTGGAGAGTTGGTCATCTCACTGAAGTACGTCACTCCTAACAAGTCTACCACTGAGAAAGTCAAAG GCAAAAAAGCTGCTAAAGTCCAAGGAGGAGAGCTGCATGTTCTCATCAAGGAGGCAAAAAATCTGAAGTCAGGAAAGTCTGGAAGCACAACAGACAGTTTTGTTAAAGG TCACTTGTTTCCATCAAAGGCAAAGACCACAAAGATGAAGACTCCAGTGGTGAAGAAGAACCTGAACCCTCACTATGATACCATTTTTGTGTATAATGAGCTGACTCTGGAGCAGCTGAAGGAGGTGTGTTTGGAGCTGACGGTGTGGGACAAGGAGGCCGTGCTGAACAATGAATTACTGGGAGGTGTTCGCCTCAGCTCTGGCAACG GAGCGATCAAAGTTGGGAAAACGGAGGTGGAGTTGGACTCTGTTGGAGAGGAGGTCAGTCTGTGGCAGAAGATGATGCAGTACCCTGACTCATGGGCAGAGGGCACTCTTCCACTGCGCTCCACCATGGCAAAGATGGCAAAGATAAAGGGGAAATGA
- the srpx2 gene encoding sushi repeat-containing protein SRPX2 isoform X2, with translation MSCDRGYRLIGRRSIQCLATRRWSGTAYCRKIRCHVLPLIPHGRYTCSQGFYVDSRCDFTCRVGYRIEGEHSRTCLPSGAWSGAQPVCSDTEPPKIKCPPSRLKVADPGKLSARVTWDPPSATDTADKSLNVVLVGQEPDTEFQEGVHVIRYKVYDQARNRAACKFIVRVEVRRCPDLPSPLHGYLSCTSVGNNYGAACEYHCDGGYELKGMSTRVCQLNRSWSGGASECTPMELKSDVKTSSALLDQFYEKRRLLIVSAPDISDPDYQLQNLMIQKSDCGLDLRHVTVIELLGSPPQETGRIKENQLQSDVIEGLRQAFRISRTYFSMVLLDELGLDRERFITPVSQEELFSYIDSFLLDEEEREKLELHRDFCD, from the exons ATGAGCTGCGATCGAGGGTACCGGCTGATTGGAAGAAGATCAATCCAGTGTCTGGCCACCCGCCGCTGGTCTGGGACCGCCTACTGTCGCA AGATCCGCTGCCATGTGCTGCCCCTCATTCCTCACGGCAGATACACCTGCAGTCAAGGCTTCTACGTGGACTCCAGGTGTGACTTCACCTGCAGGGTAGGCTACCGCATTGAGGGGGAACACTCACGCACCTGCCTGCCCTCGGGGGCGTGGAGTGGAGCACAGCCGGTGTGTTCAG ATACAGAGCCTCCGAAGATTAAGTGTCCTCCATCCAGACTCAAGGTTGCCGACCCAGGAAAGCTGAGTGCCAGAGTGACCTGGGACCCCCCCAGCGCCACAGACACCGCAGACAAATCCCTCAA CGTAGTACTAGTGGGCCAAGAACCCGACACTGAATTCCAAGAAGGAGTTCATGTCATCAGATACAAAGTGTACGATCAAGCCAGGAACAGAGCCGCCTGCAAGTTTATTGTACGTGTTGAGG TGAGAAGGTGTCCAGACCTACCCTCACCTCTGCACGGTTACCTGAGCTGCACCTCTGTGGGGAACAACTACGGTGCAGCCTGTGAGTACCACTGTGACGGAGGATACGAGCTCAAGGGGATGTCCACCCGCGTCTGCCAGCTCAACCGCAGCTGGAGCGGGGGTGCGTCTGAGTGCACCC CCATGGAGTTGAAGTCCGACGTGAAGACGAGTTCGGCGCTCCTGGATCAGTTCTACGAAAAGAGGCGGCTGCTGATTGTATCTGCACCGGACATTTCTGACCCCGATTACCAGCTGCAGAACCTCATGATTCAA AAATCCGATTGTGGGTTAGACCTGCGACATGTAACCGTCATCGAGCTCCTGGGTTCTCCGCCTCAGGAGACGGGCCGCATCAAAGAGAATCAGCTTCAGTCTGACGTCATCGAGGGTCTGAG ACAAGCCTTCAGAATCTCCAGAACCTACTTCAGCATGGTGCTGCTGGATGAGCTGGGGCTGGACCGTGAACGCTTCATTACTCCCGTATCTCAGGAGGAGCTGTTCTCCTACATCGACAGCTTCCTGCTGGATGAGGAGGAACGCGAGAAGCTGGAGCTCCACAGAGACTTCTGCGACTAA
- the sytl4 gene encoding synaptotagmin-like protein 4 isoform X3, translated as MTLEMINLSFLSELEQQMILEVLKRDEELRLIEDKRVRKLKTELLDVKRKGAKRSSGNYSERSCGRCQEPLSRLAVFPSQCKMCKHNVCRNCQAVLPDGSRLCSVCVKESDVKKRTGDWFYDQRVNRFSMTPAHDLVRASLRKRHQIKKRVTTGELLLESTEKNLDPPKPVPVPRQKKMNKSSSETLESIASRESSESKSSVSSKTSFSSKPTRSDTESAENHSETSTRTNTEPSCVTPEETGELQRSNSSSPTPSSAPSLSVPVKADVVSTDGGNSNSLAAVKGKAVSQSPELDVEKLFKKSIRRPEKPAEFGSTVDLWDGCQTSEPSMGSRSRSVPGLDLQEIEEEEEDIDTLVNIHKSQMTKSHSDLYNSKSTLGSMMSIYSDAGDYGTVEVSGQVVFSLRYDEHTQSLQVFIKECQDLAYGDASRKLSNPYVKCYLLHDKTRQSKKKTSIKKNTIHPIFSETLKYSISRSELLNQSVSISVWHHGRLSRNVFLGEVMVPLDSRNLDSPLEECWHLTGKTSSDVPATAFEQYSGELVISLKYVTPNKSTTEKVKGKKAAKVQGGELHVLIKEAKNLKSGKSGSTTDSFVKGHLFPSKAKTTKMKTPVVKKNLNPHYDTIFVYNELTLEQLKEVCLELTVWDKEAVLNNELLGGVRLSSGNGAIKVGKTEVELDSVGEEVSLWQKMMQYPDSWAEGTLPLRSTMAKMAKIKGK; from the exons ATGACTCTGGAAATGATCAACCTGAGCTTCTTGTCCGAGTTGGAGCAACAGATGATCCTGGAAGTGCTGAAACGGGACGAGGAGCTGAGGTTAATTGAGGATAAGCGTGTACG GAAGCTGAAGACGGAGCTGCTGGACGTGAAAAGGAAAGGGGCCAAACGGAGCAGTGGAAATTACAGCGAGCGCAGCTGCGGCAGATGCCAGGAGCCTCTAAGTCGGCTGGCAGTTTTTCCCAGCCAGTGCAAGATGTGTAAACACAACGTGTGCCGCAACTGCCAAGCGGTCCTGCCCGATGGATCGCGGCTCTGCAGCGTGTGTGTCAAAGAATC GGATGTGAAGAAACGGACAGGCGACTGGTTTTATGATCAAAGGGTAAACCGCTTTTCCATGACGCCTGCACATGACCTTGTGAGAGCTTCCCTGAGAAAGAGGCACCAAA ttAAAAAGCGTGTTACGACCGGGGAATTGCTTCTAGAAAGTACTGAGAAAAATTTGGACCCACCCAAACCTGTTCCCGTGCCCAGACAGAAGAAGATGAATAAAAG ttcaAGTGAGACGCTTGAATCCATCGCGTCTCGGGAGTCGAGTGAATCCAAGTCCAGCGTTTCGTCAAAGACGAGCTTTTCTTCGAAGCCAACTCGCAGTGACACAGAGTCTGCAGAAAACCACAGTGAAACCAGCACCAGGACTAATACAGAACCTAGCTGTGTGACCCCTGAGGAGACGGG AGAACTACAGCGTTCCAACTCCTCCAGCCCAACACCATCCAGTGCTCCCAGTTTGTCTGTCCCAGTTAAAGCAGATGTCGTCAGCACTGATGGCGGCAACTCCAATTCTCTAGCT GCGGTTAAAGGAAAAGCTGTCAGTCAGAGCCCTGAGCTGGATGTTGAAAAGCTCTTCAAGAAGAGCATCAGACGACCGGAAAAACCTGCAG agtttGGGTCAACAGTGGACCTTTGGGATGGATGTCAGACATCAGAGCCTTCGATGGGAAGCAGGAGCCGCTCTGTTCCAGGCTTAGATTTACAG gagattgaagaggaagaagaagatatTGACACCTTGGTCAACATTCACAAAAGCCAAATGACTAAAAGTCACTCAGACCTCTATAACTCAAAG AGCACACTGGGCAGCATGATGAGTATTTACAGTGATGCAGGAGACTACGGCACCGTGGAGGTGAGCGGGCAGGTTGTCTTCTCTCTGCGATACGACGAGCACACCCAGAGCTTGCAAGTTTTCATCAAGGAGTGCCAGGATCTGGCTTACGGCGACGCCTCCCGGAAGCTCTCCAACCC ttaTGTAAAATGTTATCTGCTCCACGACAAAACTCGCCAAAGCAAGAAGAAAACCAGCATCAAGAAAAACACCATCCATCCCATTTTCAGTGAAACCTTAAAG tacTCCATCAGCCGCTCTGAACTGCTCAACCAATCTGTGTCGATATCTGTCTGGCATCATGGCCGCCTCAGTCGTAACGTCTTCCTGGGGGAGGTGATGGTCCCCTTGGACAGCAGGAACCTGGACAGTCCTCTTGAAGAATGTTGGCACCTCACAGGGAAG ACGAGTTCTGATGTGCCAGCTACAGCCTTCGAACAGTACAGTGGAGAGTTGGTCATCTCACTGAAGTACGTCACTCCTAACAAGTCTACCACTGAGAAAGTCAAAG GCAAAAAAGCTGCTAAAGTCCAAGGAGGAGAGCTGCATGTTCTCATCAAGGAGGCAAAAAATCTGAAGTCAGGAAAGTCTGGAAGCACAACAGACAGTTTTGTTAAAGG TCACTTGTTTCCATCAAAGGCAAAGACCACAAAGATGAAGACTCCAGTGGTGAAGAAGAACCTGAACCCTCACTATGATACCATTTTTGTGTATAATGAGCTGACTCTGGAGCAGCTGAAGGAGGTGTGTTTGGAGCTGACGGTGTGGGACAAGGAGGCCGTGCTGAACAATGAATTACTGGGAGGTGTTCGCCTCAGCTCTGGCAACG GAGCGATCAAAGTTGGGAAAACGGAGGTGGAGTTGGACTCTGTTGGAGAGGAGGTCAGTCTGTGGCAGAAGATGATGCAGTACCCTGACTCATGGGCAGAGGGCACTCTTCCACTGCGCTCCACCATGGCAAAGATGGCAAAGATAAAGGGGAAATGA
- the trmt12 gene encoding tRNA wybutosine-synthesizing protein 2 homolog yields the protein MDGVPCLRVQSGHAQEMKRSLQSRGFLDRSLCLIKDSDGSVLLPILHSSLVHLDVHSPANSSVGEIVWRKCPVPSKKARGRTGGKLEKILEEFLESHGEVLTEELRRDLPRSFQQHGDLVILGDSCFTSPVWKKMEGQLWSAVTSALGVKRLAKMGRISKNGFRTPVVTMLLGEHSWVSHVDNGIRYEFDVTKCMFSAGNISEKLRVAALDCTGETVVDLYAGIGYFTLPYLVHAKASHVHACEWNPDAVEALQKNLQANKVSERCTIHQGDNRQLQLSDVADRVNLGLIPSSEDGWPVACMLLKKNTGGVLHIHHNVTSPLQTADDVIQRDSGKKADKEAWQAWADHASNRIASLLKDLTGAAWSTSVQHIERVKSYAPHVHHVVLDLECRPSCAVKTIK from the exons ATGGACGGAGTTCCTTGTCTTCGTGTGCAGAGTGGTCACGCTCAGGAGATGAA GAGAAGTCTTCAGTCCAGAGGATTTCTTGATCGGAGTTTGTGCTTAATAAAAGACTCAGATGGGTCAGTACTGCTGCCCATTTTACACTCCAGTCTGGTACATCTTGATGTCCATTCCCCTGCAAACTCAAGTGTGGGTGAAATAGTCTGGAGAAAG TGCCCTGTCCCGTCAAAGAAAGCCAGAGGGAGGACAGGGGGGAAGTTGGAGAAAATCCTGGAGGAGTTTTTGGAGTCGCATGGGGAAGTGTTGACTGAGGAGCTGAGGAGGGACCTCCCTCGGAGCTTCCAGCAGCATGGAGATCTTGTCATTCTGGGGGACAGTTGCTTTACATCACCAGTGTGGAAGAAGATGG AAGGTCAACTATGGAGTGCAGTGACCAGCGCATTAGGGGTGAAGCGACTGGCAAAGATGGGCAGAATATCCAAAAATGGATTCAGAACACCTGTGGTGACGATGCTGTTGGGGGAGCACAGCTGGGTCAGTCATGTGGACAATGGGATCAG GTATGAGTTTGATGTTACCAAGTGCATGTTTTCAGCAGGAAACATATCAGAGAAGCTCAGAGTGGCAGCTCTGGACTGCACAGGAGAGACCGTTGTGGATTTGTATGCAG GCATTGGTTACTTCACTCTTCCGTATCTCGTTCATGCGAAGGCCAGTCACGTTCACGCCTGTGAGTGGAACCCTGATGCTGTGGAAGCTCTGCAGAAAAACCTCCAGGCAAACAAAGTGTCTGAGCGTTGCACCATTCATCAAGGAGACAATCGCCAA CTTCAGTTGAGTGACGTTGCTGACCGCGTCAACCTGGGTCTGATCCCGAGCTCAGAGGACGGCTGGCCCGTCGCCTGCATGCTGCTGAAGAAAAACACCGGCGGCGTCTtacacatccaccacaacgtcACCTCGCCGCTGCAGACCGCAGATGATGTCATTCAGAGGGATTCTGGGAAGAAAGCTGACAAAGAGGCGTGGCAGGCCTGGGCCGATCACGCATCAAACCGCATCGCTTCTCTCCTAAAGGACCTCACCGGTGCGGCGTGGAGCACAAGCGTCCAGCACATAGAGCGCGTGAAGTCGTACGCGCCTCACGTTCACCACGTTGTGTTGGACTTGGAGTGCAGACCGTCCTGCGCAGTTAAAAcgataaaataa
- the sytl4 gene encoding synaptotagmin-like protein 4 isoform X1 gives MTLEMINLSFLSELEQQMILEVLKRDEELRLIEDKRVRKLKTELLDVKRKGAKRSSGNYSERSCGRCQEPLSRLAVFPSQCKMCKHNVCRNCQAVLPDGSRLCSVCVKESDVKKRTGDWFYDQRVNRFSMTPAHDLVRASLRKRHQIKKRVTTGELLLESTEKNLDPPKPVPVPRQKKMNKSSSSETLESIASRESSESKSSVSSKTSFSSKPTRSDTESAENHSETSTRTNTEPSCVTPEETGELQRSNSSSPTPSSAPSLSVPVKADVVSTDGGNSNSLAAVKGKAVSQSPELDVEKLFKKSIRRPEKPAEFGSTVDLWDGCQTSEPSMGSRSRSVPGLDLQEIEEEEEDIDTLVNIHKSQMTKSHSDLYNSKSTLGSMMSIYSDAGDYGTVEVSGQVVFSLRYDEHTQSLQVFIKECQDLAYGDASRKLSNPYVKCYLLHDKTRQSKKKTSIKKNTIHPIFSETLKYSISRSELLNQSVSISVWHHGRLSRNVFLGEVMVPLDSRNLDSPLEECWHLTGKTSSDVPATAFEQYSGELVISLKYVTPNKSTTEKVKGKKAAKVQGGELHVLIKEAKNLKSGKSGSTTDSFVKGHLFPSKAKTTKMKTPVVKKNLNPHYDTIFVYNELTLEQLKEVCLELTVWDKEAVLNNELLGGVRLSSGNGAIKVGKTEVELDSVGEEVSLWQKMMQYPDSWAEGTLPLRSTMAKMAKIKGK, from the exons ATGACTCTGGAAATGATCAACCTGAGCTTCTTGTCCGAGTTGGAGCAACAGATGATCCTGGAAGTGCTGAAACGGGACGAGGAGCTGAGGTTAATTGAGGATAAGCGTGTACG GAAGCTGAAGACGGAGCTGCTGGACGTGAAAAGGAAAGGGGCCAAACGGAGCAGTGGAAATTACAGCGAGCGCAGCTGCGGCAGATGCCAGGAGCCTCTAAGTCGGCTGGCAGTTTTTCCCAGCCAGTGCAAGATGTGTAAACACAACGTGTGCCGCAACTGCCAAGCGGTCCTGCCCGATGGATCGCGGCTCTGCAGCGTGTGTGTCAAAGAATC GGATGTGAAGAAACGGACAGGCGACTGGTTTTATGATCAAAGGGTAAACCGCTTTTCCATGACGCCTGCACATGACCTTGTGAGAGCTTCCCTGAGAAAGAGGCACCAAA ttAAAAAGCGTGTTACGACCGGGGAATTGCTTCTAGAAAGTACTGAGAAAAATTTGGACCCACCCAAACCTGTTCCCGTGCCCAGACAGAAGAAGATGAATAAAAG cagttcaAGTGAGACGCTTGAATCCATCGCGTCTCGGGAGTCGAGTGAATCCAAGTCCAGCGTTTCGTCAAAGACGAGCTTTTCTTCGAAGCCAACTCGCAGTGACACAGAGTCTGCAGAAAACCACAGTGAAACCAGCACCAGGACTAATACAGAACCTAGCTGTGTGACCCCTGAGGAGACGGG AGAACTACAGCGTTCCAACTCCTCCAGCCCAACACCATCCAGTGCTCCCAGTTTGTCTGTCCCAGTTAAAGCAGATGTCGTCAGCACTGATGGCGGCAACTCCAATTCTCTAGCT GCGGTTAAAGGAAAAGCTGTCAGTCAGAGCCCTGAGCTGGATGTTGAAAAGCTCTTCAAGAAGAGCATCAGACGACCGGAAAAACCTGCAG agtttGGGTCAACAGTGGACCTTTGGGATGGATGTCAGACATCAGAGCCTTCGATGGGAAGCAGGAGCCGCTCTGTTCCAGGCTTAGATTTACAG gagattgaagaggaagaagaagatatTGACACCTTGGTCAACATTCACAAAAGCCAAATGACTAAAAGTCACTCAGACCTCTATAACTCAAAG AGCACACTGGGCAGCATGATGAGTATTTACAGTGATGCAGGAGACTACGGCACCGTGGAGGTGAGCGGGCAGGTTGTCTTCTCTCTGCGATACGACGAGCACACCCAGAGCTTGCAAGTTTTCATCAAGGAGTGCCAGGATCTGGCTTACGGCGACGCCTCCCGGAAGCTCTCCAACCC ttaTGTAAAATGTTATCTGCTCCACGACAAAACTCGCCAAAGCAAGAAGAAAACCAGCATCAAGAAAAACACCATCCATCCCATTTTCAGTGAAACCTTAAAG tacTCCATCAGCCGCTCTGAACTGCTCAACCAATCTGTGTCGATATCTGTCTGGCATCATGGCCGCCTCAGTCGTAACGTCTTCCTGGGGGAGGTGATGGTCCCCTTGGACAGCAGGAACCTGGACAGTCCTCTTGAAGAATGTTGGCACCTCACAGGGAAG ACGAGTTCTGATGTGCCAGCTACAGCCTTCGAACAGTACAGTGGAGAGTTGGTCATCTCACTGAAGTACGTCACTCCTAACAAGTCTACCACTGAGAAAGTCAAAG GCAAAAAAGCTGCTAAAGTCCAAGGAGGAGAGCTGCATGTTCTCATCAAGGAGGCAAAAAATCTGAAGTCAGGAAAGTCTGGAAGCACAACAGACAGTTTTGTTAAAGG TCACTTGTTTCCATCAAAGGCAAAGACCACAAAGATGAAGACTCCAGTGGTGAAGAAGAACCTGAACCCTCACTATGATACCATTTTTGTGTATAATGAGCTGACTCTGGAGCAGCTGAAGGAGGTGTGTTTGGAGCTGACGGTGTGGGACAAGGAGGCCGTGCTGAACAATGAATTACTGGGAGGTGTTCGCCTCAGCTCTGGCAACG GAGCGATCAAAGTTGGGAAAACGGAGGTGGAGTTGGACTCTGTTGGAGAGGAGGTCAGTCTGTGGCAGAAGATGATGCAGTACCCTGACTCATGGGCAGAGGGCACTCTTCCACTGCGCTCCACCATGGCAAAGATGGCAAAGATAAAGGGGAAATGA
- the srpx2 gene encoding sushi repeat-containing protein SRPX2 isoform X1, with the protein MILNGVVCVFILLSLLAAAVPVGADTEYDSYNQSAEDEAPQFDYTYPYWCHPVNLINGEVTCHSPRAGGYSSTLGSRCKMSCDRGYRLIGRRSIQCLATRRWSGTAYCRKIRCHVLPLIPHGRYTCSQGFYVDSRCDFTCRVGYRIEGEHSRTCLPSGAWSGAQPVCSDTEPPKIKCPPSRLKVADPGKLSARVTWDPPSATDTADKSLNVVLVGQEPDTEFQEGVHVIRYKVYDQARNRAACKFIVRVEVRRCPDLPSPLHGYLSCTSVGNNYGAACEYHCDGGYELKGMSTRVCQLNRSWSGGASECTPMELKSDVKTSSALLDQFYEKRRLLIVSAPDISDPDYQLQNLMIQKSDCGLDLRHVTVIELLGSPPQETGRIKENQLQSDVIEGLRQAFRISRTYFSMVLLDELGLDRERFITPVSQEELFSYIDSFLLDEEEREKLELHRDFCD; encoded by the exons ATGATCCTCAACGGAGTCGTTTGTGTATTTATCTTACTGTCCCTCCTTG ctgctgcagttCCGGTTGGAGCCGACACAGAGTACGACAGCTACAACCAGTCTGCAGAAGATGAAGCTCCTCAGTTCGACTACACAT accCTTACTGGTGTCACCCTGTGAACCTGATCAACGGCGAGGTGACCTGCCATTCTCCTAGAGCTGGGGGCTACAGCAGCACGCTGGGGAGCCGCTGTAAAATGAGCTGCGATCGAGGGTACCGGCTGATTGGAAGAAGATCAATCCAGTGTCTGGCCACCCGCCGCTGGTCTGGGACCGCCTACTGTCGCA AGATCCGCTGCCATGTGCTGCCCCTCATTCCTCACGGCAGATACACCTGCAGTCAAGGCTTCTACGTGGACTCCAGGTGTGACTTCACCTGCAGGGTAGGCTACCGCATTGAGGGGGAACACTCACGCACCTGCCTGCCCTCGGGGGCGTGGAGTGGAGCACAGCCGGTGTGTTCAG ATACAGAGCCTCCGAAGATTAAGTGTCCTCCATCCAGACTCAAGGTTGCCGACCCAGGAAAGCTGAGTGCCAGAGTGACCTGGGACCCCCCCAGCGCCACAGACACCGCAGACAAATCCCTCAA CGTAGTACTAGTGGGCCAAGAACCCGACACTGAATTCCAAGAAGGAGTTCATGTCATCAGATACAAAGTGTACGATCAAGCCAGGAACAGAGCCGCCTGCAAGTTTATTGTACGTGTTGAGG TGAGAAGGTGTCCAGACCTACCCTCACCTCTGCACGGTTACCTGAGCTGCACCTCTGTGGGGAACAACTACGGTGCAGCCTGTGAGTACCACTGTGACGGAGGATACGAGCTCAAGGGGATGTCCACCCGCGTCTGCCAGCTCAACCGCAGCTGGAGCGGGGGTGCGTCTGAGTGCACCC CCATGGAGTTGAAGTCCGACGTGAAGACGAGTTCGGCGCTCCTGGATCAGTTCTACGAAAAGAGGCGGCTGCTGATTGTATCTGCACCGGACATTTCTGACCCCGATTACCAGCTGCAGAACCTCATGATTCAA AAATCCGATTGTGGGTTAGACCTGCGACATGTAACCGTCATCGAGCTCCTGGGTTCTCCGCCTCAGGAGACGGGCCGCATCAAAGAGAATCAGCTTCAGTCTGACGTCATCGAGGGTCTGAG ACAAGCCTTCAGAATCTCCAGAACCTACTTCAGCATGGTGCTGCTGGATGAGCTGGGGCTGGACCGTGAACGCTTCATTACTCCCGTATCTCAGGAGGAGCTGTTCTCCTACATCGACAGCTTCCTGCTGGATGAGGAGGAACGCGAGAAGCTGGAGCTCCACAGAGACTTCTGCGACTAA